A single window of Nicotiana tomentosiformis chromosome 1, ASM39032v3, whole genome shotgun sequence DNA harbors:
- the LOC138904606 gene encoding uncharacterized protein, with amino-acid sequence MRPLSKEEDDDSDEDYDNVHVAQFIAARSGRVVPKEPVLKRPTTRHHEKEALESALKRNKEKRKRRRLVKGGKLVNEEDLPPENIVDVKDEEVNEEPASLICKSSKKFVLVKPKGGSSVKGVEIDKEKSVEEKESGEKSKSEKKEKSVKKSQKRNASDKEEHGSFKKAKVKVSEVDRRENLKKQRVLWGRVFDVDILEMSGIR; translated from the coding sequence ATGAGACCTTTGTCTAAAGAAGAAGATGACGATAGTGATGAGGACTATGATAACGTGCATGTGGCACAGTTTATCGCTGCTAGAAGTGGTAGGGTAGTCCCCAAAGAGCCCGTTCTTAAAAGACCCACTACTAGGCATCATGAGAAAGAAGCCCTTGAGAGTGCTTTGAAGAGAAATaaggagaaaaggaaaagaagaaggtTGGTAAAAGGGGGAAAATTAGTAAATGAGGAGGATCTGCCTCCGGAAAACATTGTGGATGTTAAAGATGAAGAGGTGAATGAGGAACCTGCTTCCCTTATTTGTAAATCCTCTAAGAAGTTTGTTCTTGTAAAGCCCAAGGGAGGATCGTCTGTGAAAGGTGTGGAGATTGATAAAGAGAAGAGTGTTGAAGAAAAGGAGTCTGGAGAAAAAAGTAAGTCTGAAAAGAAGGAGAAAAGTGTGAAGAAGTCTCAGAAGAGGAATGCAAGTGACAAAGAGGAACATGGTTCCTTCAAGAAAGCCAAAGTGAAAGTGTCTGAAGTTGACAGAAGAGAAAACCTGAAGAAGCAAAGGGTGTTGTGGGGCAGAGTGTTTGATGTTGATATCCTTGAAATGTCAGGCATAAGATAA
- the LOC138904613 gene encoding uncharacterized protein, with translation MSAHTVIRALLQEGTSTLRSPYFNRRYYTHWKVRMEDFIKSYAVKGWQVIKKTGFPLLQSKLENKLEGNISTETLYIVDYTDEHMTIVQINSKAKNLLYNAISGEEFEKISSCDTAKEMWDKLEVTYEGTGKVKETRINFLIHDYELFQMKDDESIEDIPYSSGEQVSKILRSLPTLWQLKVITLEYGDLDKLSYDELRGDLIPFEQIHLKKNGHEENKKNVACKSTIAKSKGEDEEEGDKHQDDIALFSRVVSNTTRRSKNNRRGKSSSRKGNEISEQKNSDRKCYECRNYGRIQANCPELKRKLSKGNQKRKSSIVWSDEYMPDKDHSGAANLCFEVKQVIKENLLVPGVMKIYQTTIMRNLQPTASWPQVKQVVEYYNPVFLFTAQFILYSHFMTYQVYLGGYSMSKFLFLIK, from the exons ATGTCAGCACACACAGTTATCAGAGCCTTACTCCAAGAGGGGACTTCTACATTAAGATCACCATATTTCAACAGACGATATTACACTCACTGGAAAGTTCGAATGGAAGATTTCATCAAATCTTATGCTGTCAAAGGATGGCAAGTCATCAAGAAGACTGGGTTTCCTCTCCTACAGTCCAAACTAGAAAACAAACTAGAAGGAAATATATCTACCGAAACCCTTTATATTGTTGATTATACTGATGAGCATATGACGATCGTGCAGATAAATTCAAAGGCAAAAAATCTATTATACAATGCTATAAGCGGAGAAGAATTTGAGAAAATATCAAGTTGTGACACAGCCAAAGAAATGTGGGATAAACTGGAAGTTACCTATGAAGGTACCGGTAAAGTAAAAGAGACAAGGATAAACTTTCTGATTCATGATTATGAGCTGTTTCAAATGAAAGATGATGAATCCATTGAAGACAT ACCATATTCAAGTGGTGAACAAGTCAGCAAAATTCTAAGAAGTCTACCTACTTTATGGCAACTAAAAGTAATTACTCTTGAATACGGAGATCTCGACAaactatcatatgatgaacttcGTGGAGACCTTATACCCTTTGAGCAAATCCATCTAAAAAAGAATGGACATGAAGAGAACAAAAAGAATGTTGCCTGTAAATCAACTATTGCTAAGTCTAAAggtgaagacgaagaagaaggagACAAACATCAAGATGATATTGCATTATTTTCTAGAGTTGTCTCTAACACGACGCGAAGAAGCAAGAATAATAGAAGAGGCAAATCAAGTTCTAGAAAAGGTAATGAAATAAGTGAGCAGAAAAATAGTGATAGAAAATGCTACGAATGCAGAAATTATGGTCGCATCCAAGCCAACTGTCCAGAACTAAAAAGGAAACTATCCAAGGGCAATCAGAAGAGAAAATCATCCATCGTATGGAGTGATGAATATATGCCAGATAAAGATCACAGTGGAGCTGCAAACCTTTGTTTTGAAGTGAAACAAGTGATAAAAGAAAATCTTTTGGTGCCTGGAGTGATGAAGATATATCAGACAACGATCATGAGAAATCTACAACCAACTGCTTCATGGCCCCAAGTGAAACAAGTggttgagtattataatcccgtttttctatttactgctcaatttatactctACAgtcattttatgacttaccag GTATATCTTGGTGGCTACTCCATGTCCAAGtttctttttcttattaaatgA